In Cycloclasticus sp., a single genomic region encodes these proteins:
- a CDS encoding RluA family pseudouridine synthase yields the protein MKTESHDQVRFIEVDENSVGQRLDNFLMTQLKGVPKSHIYKIIRRGEVRINKGRAKNIYRLKLSDLVRIPPVKTAERNTSAPAKWMINSLEKRILFEDDDLLVLNKPSGIAVHGGTANSHGVIEALRFLRPDERYLELVHRLDKATSGCLLIAKNRKMLNGLQTLLRNRKVKKTYTALLCGVIHQQSVRVNAPLEKRTLESGEHRVRVHPEGKKSETVFERLTQYKNATLVSASPKTGRTHQIRVHAKHLGHPIAGDERYSTPSQYKQYREHGLKRLFLHASKLNFTHPLNDKQVNFEAPLDADLEVFLKHL from the coding sequence ATGAAAACAGAGTCACACGATCAAGTTCGATTTATTGAAGTAGATGAAAATTCAGTAGGACAGCGCTTAGATAACTTTTTAATGACGCAATTAAAAGGCGTCCCTAAAAGCCATATTTACAAAATTATTCGCCGTGGTGAAGTGCGAATTAACAAGGGGCGTGCTAAAAACATCTATCGATTAAAGTTAAGCGACTTAGTAAGGATACCGCCGGTTAAAACTGCGGAAAGAAACACATCAGCACCAGCAAAATGGATGATTAATAGCCTTGAGAAACGTATTCTCTTTGAGGATGACGATTTATTAGTGCTAAATAAACCTTCTGGAATAGCTGTGCATGGTGGCACTGCCAATAGCCATGGTGTTATTGAAGCCTTACGATTTTTGCGTCCAGATGAGCGTTATCTAGAGCTGGTTCATCGTTTAGATAAAGCGACTTCTGGTTGCTTACTGATCGCCAAAAATAGAAAAATGTTGAATGGACTGCAAACCTTACTGAGAAATAGAAAGGTTAAAAAAACCTATACCGCGTTACTTTGTGGTGTTATTCATCAACAATCGGTTAGAGTCAATGCACCTTTGGAGAAACGTACGCTAGAAAGCGGAGAGCATAGGGTTCGCGTTCACCCAGAGGGTAAAAAGTCTGAAACAGTGTTTGAGCGACTGACGCAGTATAAAAATGCTACATTGGTATCAGCATCACCTAAAACAGGTCGCACCCACCAAATAAGGGTTCACGCAAAGCACCTCGGGCACCCGATAGCAGGGGATGAGCGTTATTCGACGCCGTCGCAATATAAACAGTATCGGGAGCATGGCTTAAAAAGGCTTTTTTTACACGCCAGTAAGCTTAACTTTACGCACCCTCTGAACGATAAGCAGGTTAATTTTGAAGCGCCCTTGGATGCTGACCTTGAGGTTTTTTTAAAACACTTATGA
- a CDS encoding nodulation protein NolW, translating to MIKILAATILFALATPVLAELTFYSLSHRAPEDIIPAIRPFLQPGETIGAGYNELILRVEPENMADIKKLIKKLDQPAHRLIIYVNRDGQFNRQTEGYNVNNRINIGVGSDLKSSYKGRVKIYSTKDNSSNKNNQTIQVLEGHTAHISEGVSEPITDIQVQQYGNHSHISSSTNYQEASNGFYVTPRLANGSVILEIAPWYEDPLSKNRTSAEFTRASSVIRGRLNTWIQLAGIDDTSTQTSSKILGRHAQTTKQKNTIWVKVVDLDQKTLND from the coding sequence ATGATTAAAATATTAGCCGCCACGATACTTTTCGCCTTGGCAACACCCGTGCTAGCTGAGCTAACGTTTTATTCATTAAGCCATAGAGCGCCAGAGGATATCATTCCCGCCATCAGGCCTTTTTTACAGCCTGGTGAAACCATCGGTGCAGGTTATAATGAACTAATACTTCGCGTCGAGCCTGAAAACATGGCGGATATCAAAAAACTCATCAAAAAACTGGACCAACCCGCACATCGCCTTATTATTTATGTAAACCGTGATGGTCAGTTTAATCGACAAACAGAAGGCTACAACGTCAACAATCGCATTAATATTGGTGTCGGTTCAGATCTAAAAAGCTCGTATAAAGGCCGCGTAAAAATCTACAGTACAAAAGATAATTCAAGTAATAAAAACAACCAAACGATTCAGGTATTAGAAGGTCACACAGCGCATATTTCTGAAGGCGTAAGCGAACCGATTACAGATATTCAAGTTCAGCAGTACGGCAATCATAGTCATATATCAAGTTCAACAAACTACCAAGAAGCATCCAATGGTTTTTACGTTACACCCCGCTTAGCTAACGGCTCGGTTATTTTAGAAATTGCCCCTTGGTATGAAGACCCCTTATCTAAAAACAGAACATCCGCTGAATTTACTCGTGCCTCTAGTGTTATACGAGGTCGTTTGAACACTTGGATTCAATTGGCGGGTATTGATGATACTTCGACCCAAACATCATCGAAAATATTGGGTCGGCACGCACAAACAACTAAACAAAAGAACACTATTTGGGTGAAGGTAGTTGATTTGGATCAAAAAACTTTAAACGATTAA
- a CDS encoding response regulator transcription factor, translating into MRVLVVEDDQALQKQLVNNLTKKGYAVDATDNGADALYFGTEYPVDVAIIDLGLPDMSGMDVIKRLRAKDINFPILILTARTRWEEKVEGLEAGADDYLVKPFHTEELLARMNALIRRSVGVATPQLVCGAIRLDTNAQQVLVDSVPVELTAYEYKMLEYMMLHSGRVISKTEITEHIYDQDFDRDSNVIEVFIGRLRKKLDPNEKYKPIETLRGRGYRFSIPLNS; encoded by the coding sequence ATGCGAGTACTTGTTGTCGAAGATGACCAAGCGTTACAAAAGCAGCTGGTTAACAACTTAACTAAAAAAGGTTACGCCGTTGATGCCACGGATAATGGTGCAGATGCGCTTTACTTTGGTACGGAATACCCAGTTGATGTTGCGATTATTGATCTAGGTTTGCCCGATATGTCCGGTATGGATGTTATCAAGCGGCTCCGTGCTAAAGATATTAACTTCCCAATCCTCATCTTAACGGCTCGAACACGTTGGGAAGAAAAAGTAGAAGGGCTTGAGGCAGGCGCCGATGATTATTTAGTTAAGCCGTTTCACACAGAAGAGTTATTGGCGCGTATGAATGCCCTGATACGCCGTTCTGTTGGAGTTGCCACGCCGCAGCTTGTCTGTGGTGCTATAAGATTAGACACAAATGCACAACAGGTGTTAGTGGATAGTGTGCCAGTTGAATTAACGGCATATGAATATAAAATGCTTGAATATATGATGCTGCATTCAGGCAGGGTTATTTCTAAAACGGAAATCACAGAGCATATCTATGATCAAGACTTTGATCGTGACAGTAATGTCATTGAGGTTTTTATTGGACGATTAAGGAAAAAATTAGACCCGAATGAGAAATACAAGCCTATTGAAACCCTACGAGGTAGAGGGTATCGTTTTTCTATACCCCTTAATAGCTAA
- a CDS encoding HAD-IA family hydrolase: protein MIADYDLIVFDWDGTLVDSIDWIVECIQDVADGQSLTKPSKQACKDVIGLSLSKAMLQLFPDISDEDKAAMVASYRTSYVAKGISKNDLFLDALPVLDALKKMNKTLAIATGKGQAGLDRGLDGTGVRDYFEHLRCADNMQSKPSPHMLFDIMKESQVEPEKILMIGDSTLDLIMAKNAGVASIGVTTGAHSLETLNEHASIGCISRLSELLS from the coding sequence ATGATTGCTGATTACGATTTAATTGTTTTTGATTGGGATGGAACGCTTGTCGATTCTATTGATTGGATTGTTGAGTGCATACAAGATGTCGCAGACGGTCAGAGTTTAACTAAACCATCAAAACAGGCTTGTAAAGATGTTATTGGCTTAAGTCTATCGAAAGCGATGTTGCAGCTTTTTCCAGATATTTCGGATGAAGACAAGGCCGCTATGGTTGCATCATATCGGACGAGCTATGTGGCGAAAGGCATTTCAAAAAATGATTTGTTTCTAGATGCATTGCCTGTACTGGACGCGTTAAAAAAAATGAATAAAACGTTAGCGATTGCGACAGGGAAAGGGCAGGCCGGGCTGGATAGGGGGCTTGATGGCACAGGGGTTCGCGACTATTTTGAGCACCTTAGGTGTGCAGACAATATGCAGTCTAAACCTAGTCCGCACATGCTTTTTGATATTATGAAAGAAAGCCAAGTGGAGCCAGAGAAAATATTAATGATTGGTGATTCAACGCTTGACCTGATCATGGCAAAAAACGCCGGTGTAGCAAGCATTGGCGTGACAACAGGTGCGCATTCATTAGAAACGCTTAATGAGCACGCCAGCATTGGGTGTATTAGTAGGTTAAGCGAATTACTTTCTTAA
- a CDS encoding GNAT family acetyltransferase: MSTYELEHAVFRKTEAIFNLMSFEEDILALVSLINQCRSSISIYSHTLNPTVFDTEPVISAFEKFCLKNSRTKVNILVNESRPITRISHRLLGLSHRHSSSIFFKKIDSVVSSREDDFVCFDRSAYFQLPNHQHYAGICNFADAENTARFLSYFKEAWEQSAPDIELRSIPL, from the coding sequence ATGTCAACCTATGAACTAGAGCACGCTGTTTTTAGAAAAACAGAAGCAATCTTCAATTTAATGTCTTTTGAAGAAGACATACTGGCATTAGTCTCTTTGATCAATCAATGCCGGTCAAGCATAAGCATTTACAGCCACACCTTAAACCCCACTGTTTTCGATACAGAGCCTGTTATTTCTGCTTTTGAAAAATTTTGTTTAAAAAACTCTAGAACCAAGGTCAATATCCTAGTGAACGAAAGTCGCCCCATAACTCGCATCTCGCATCGTTTACTCGGGTTATCTCACCGGCATTCAAGTAGTATTTTTTTCAAAAAAATAGACTCGGTGGTTTCTTCGCGTGAAGATGATTTTGTCTGCTTTGACAGAAGTGCATATTTCCAACTACCGAACCATCAACATTATGCAGGGATTTGTAACTTCGCCGATGCTGAAAATACGGCTAGGTTTTTATCTTATTTTAAAGAGGCTTGGGAGCAAAGCGCGCCTGACATTGAGCTTCGTTCAATACCACTATGA
- a CDS encoding Rne/Rng family ribonuclease — translation MKRMLINATHTEELRVALVDGQKLYDLDIEVPAREQKKSNVYKGIITRVERSLEAVFVDYGSERHGFLPFKEITGRAIGLDTQDIKDKNLIKEGQEIVVQVEKEERGNKGAALTTQISLAGSYLVLMPNNPGAGGISRRIDGDNRTALREVLDQLEIPESIGLIVRTAGVGKSVEELQWDLNYLTHLWEAISRASEDRKAPYLIFQESNFVIRSIRDYLRADIDEVLIDSEASFNLAHDFMQQIMPQYLSRVKLYEDTAPLFTRYQIESQIETAYGREVPLPSGGSIVIDPTEALTSIDINSARATKGADFETTALNINLEAADEIARQLRIRDMGGLFVIDFIDMGPTKNQRMVETRIKEAMKHDRARIQFSRISRFGLLEMSRQRIHSSLTESSLPVCPRCHGQGTIRSVESLSLSIIRILEEEAMKEHTARVIVHVPIDCATFVLNEKRSEVEQIEETHKVSLIIVPDKHLETPHYEIERVRTKEVKADAPASHERVQNQNTRETKPYQREPAAEQAAAVKNVMPPTQRPAPQEQSNGDGFFKRLFSKMIPTTEKETPKTEETKPASTNRNKQRGAQQRSNKPNENRNRNRNRNRNKSNKDQDKRNPNQSQSPKSDTNKEKLNAKPEQAKPEGSEKPSKPRRRRRPSNRSSNPNAGANKPVEAKPVQAKPVEAKPVEAKPVEAKPVEAKPVEAKPVEAKPVEAKPVEAKPVEAKPVQAKPVEAKPVEAKPVEAKPVEAKPVEAKPVEAKPVEAKPVQAKPVEAKPVQAKPVQAKPVEAKPVQAKPVQAKPVEAKPVQAKPVEAKPAAADSSDAVKSSSRHPRRRRRRTSTGARKASETTSNDTSSVAKDKPVQKPQADIQTKKVVSNDSVAVQPKPSNTVKDTSSKDS, via the coding sequence ATGAAAAGAATGTTAATCAACGCAACTCATACCGAAGAGCTACGAGTTGCACTTGTCGATGGACAAAAACTATATGACCTTGATATTGAGGTCCCTGCTAGAGAGCAGAAGAAATCCAATGTTTATAAAGGTATTATCACCCGTGTAGAACGTAGCTTAGAAGCTGTTTTTGTTGACTACGGTTCAGAACGCCACGGTTTCCTTCCCTTCAAAGAAATCACCGGCCGAGCAATTGGCTTAGATACGCAAGACATTAAAGACAAAAACCTGATTAAAGAAGGTCAGGAAATTGTTGTTCAAGTGGAAAAAGAAGAACGCGGCAACAAAGGCGCGGCCCTAACGACACAAATCAGTTTAGCCGGTAGCTATTTAGTACTCATGCCAAATAACCCTGGCGCGGGCGGCATTTCTCGTCGAATTGATGGCGACAACAGAACCGCTTTACGTGAAGTCCTTGATCAGCTTGAAATACCTGAGTCCATCGGGCTTATCGTACGCACTGCTGGCGTTGGTAAATCAGTTGAAGAATTGCAATGGGATCTAAATTACCTAACACATTTGTGGGAGGCCATTAGTCGAGCATCTGAAGACCGCAAAGCACCTTACTTAATCTTTCAGGAAAGTAACTTTGTTATTCGTTCTATCCGAGATTACCTGCGTGCAGATATCGATGAAGTTTTGATAGATAGCGAAGCATCTTTCAATTTAGCACATGATTTTATGCAACAAATCATGCCGCAATATTTATCACGCGTTAAATTGTATGAAGATACAGCCCCCTTGTTTACGCGTTACCAAATTGAAAGCCAAATTGAAACTGCTTACGGTCGTGAAGTCCCTCTGCCTTCAGGCGGGTCAATTGTTATTGACCCTACAGAAGCGCTTACCTCCATCGATATTAACTCAGCACGCGCAACAAAAGGTGCTGACTTTGAAACAACCGCGTTAAATATCAACCTTGAAGCAGCCGATGAAATTGCTAGGCAACTGCGCATTCGTGATATGGGTGGCTTGTTCGTTATCGACTTCATTGATATGGGCCCTACTAAAAATCAACGGATGGTCGAAACGCGCATTAAAGAAGCGATGAAACATGACAGAGCACGAATCCAATTTAGCAGAATTTCACGCTTTGGCTTATTAGAAATGTCGCGTCAACGGATCCACTCATCCCTAACAGAGTCAAGTCTACCTGTTTGCCCACGTTGTCATGGACAAGGTACCATTCGTAGCGTTGAGTCGCTTTCTCTATCCATTATTCGCATCTTGGAAGAAGAAGCCATGAAAGAGCATACAGCACGCGTTATTGTTCACGTGCCTATCGATTGCGCCACCTTTGTTCTCAACGAAAAACGTTCGGAAGTCGAGCAAATTGAAGAAACACATAAAGTGTCATTGATTATCGTTCCTGATAAGCACCTCGAAACCCCTCATTATGAAATTGAGCGGGTTCGCACCAAAGAAGTAAAAGCGGATGCCCCTGCAAGCCATGAGCGCGTGCAAAATCAAAATACGCGTGAAACCAAGCCATATCAACGTGAGCCTGCTGCTGAACAAGCAGCTGCTGTAAAAAATGTCATGCCGCCCACACAACGCCCTGCTCCACAAGAACAGTCCAATGGCGATGGTTTCTTTAAGCGCTTATTTAGCAAAATGATTCCTACGACAGAAAAAGAAACGCCGAAGACAGAAGAGACCAAACCAGCTAGTACGAATAGAAATAAGCAGCGCGGCGCTCAACAGCGTAGCAACAAACCTAACGAAAACAGAAATAGAAATCGCAATAGAAACCGCAATAAAAGCAATAAAGATCAAGATAAAAGAAATCCGAACCAATCTCAATCTCCGAAGAGCGATACCAACAAAGAAAAGTTAAATGCCAAGCCTGAACAAGCTAAGCCAGAGGGTAGTGAGAAACCATCAAAACCTAGAAGACGTCGCAGGCCAAGCAACCGCTCTTCAAACCCAAATGCTGGCGCTAACAAGCCTGTAGAAGCTAAACCAGTGCAAGCCAAACCTGTAGAAGCCAAACCTGTAGAAGCTAAACCTGTAGAAGCTAAACCTGTAGAAGCTAAACCTGTAGAAGCTAAACCTGTAGAAGCTAAACCTGTAGAAGCTAAACCTGTAGAAGCTAAACCTGTAGAAGCTAAACCAGTGCAAGCTAAACCTGTAGAAGCCAAACCTGTAGAAGCTAAACCTGTAGAAGCTAAACCTGTAGAAGCTAAACCTGTAGAAGCTAAACCTGTAGAAGCTAAACCTGTAGAAGCTAAACCAGTGCAAGCCAAACCTGTAGAAGCTAAACCAGTGCAAGCTAAACCAGTGCAAGCCAAACCTGTAGAAGCTAAACCAGTGCAAGCTAAACCAGTGCAAGCCAAACCTGTAGAAGCTAAACCAGTGCAAGCTAAGCCTGTAGAAGCTAAACCAGCAGCTGCGGATAGCTCAGATGCCGTTAAAAGTTCTTCTCGTCACCCAAGACGCCGAAGAAGGCGTACGTCAACGGGCGCACGAAAAGCAAGTGAAACGACATCAAACGATACGTCATCGGTTGCAAAAGATAAGCCTGTTCAAAAACCACAAGCAGACATACAAACTAAAAAGGTGGTTTCAAACGACAGTGTAGCTGTTCAACCAAAGCCCAGTAATACTGTAAAAGACACATCTAGCAAAGACAGTTAA
- a CDS encoding PaaI family thioesterase has product MKSSSIQEKMRPNECFGCGHDNPYGLQIESHWEGDEVVCKWTPKDYMIGPPNYLYGGISASLIDCHSVNTALSHAHKQAGNHDKYDRSIQMVTGSMNLRYVKPVPMAEVELRAIVEKVEGRKYFIKTRLQSSGVTCVEGEVLAIQLKEAK; this is encoded by the coding sequence ATGAAAAGTTCATCAATACAAGAAAAAATGCGACCGAATGAATGCTTTGGTTGCGGTCATGATAACCCTTATGGACTACAGATCGAGAGTCATTGGGAAGGTGATGAGGTTGTGTGTAAGTGGACACCCAAAGACTATATGATTGGCCCGCCCAACTATTTGTATGGTGGGATTTCAGCGAGTTTAATTGATTGTCATTCCGTTAATACCGCTTTGTCGCATGCTCATAAACAGGCCGGAAACCATGATAAATATGATCGAAGCATACAGATGGTTACCGGCTCAATGAATCTTCGATACGTTAAACCGGTTCCAATGGCTGAAGTTGAATTACGTGCAATTGTAGAAAAAGTCGAGGGTAGGAAGTACTTTATTAAAACAAGGTTACAAAGCTCAGGAGTAACCTGTGTAGAAGGTGAGGTACTAGCGATACAGCTTAAAGAGGCTAAGTAA
- a CDS encoding ATP-binding protein, translating to MKSSIQSRLVFSASVVLFCFLGLAGFVLDTAYQKGAQNALNDRLQIHLYSILATAELSKNSRLMMPSGLSEPKFSQIDSGLYAYIFNNDGTVVWRSSSSAGESITPVKNLSPGEKTFLNNRLDQVSNVELHYKAILESPFGQSSAFEFVVIESTQSVDSQVAGFRSVLWQWLGGISLLLIIIQFWIIRVSLQPLRHIVSDLEKIQQGDAQHLANHYSEELKDIANTLNRLIDNERTHLKRYRNTLADLAHSLKTPLSVLTGLYGQNNLSTDDIKTLESQTLQMRQLVDYQLQKAAAKGHQTLAAPLHVKPVIQQITTSLDKVYLEKQLSIVSSVDASIKFNAEKGDMFELFGNLLDNAYKWAKSSVNISVQILTNKEGEALGIQIIIEDDGPGIPLDKLDSVLQRGIRADETTKGHGIGLAVVNELVSLYKGTLESTSSDLGGQRWIIILPK from the coding sequence ATGAAAAGTAGCATTCAATCCAGACTCGTTTTTTCTGCCAGTGTTGTTTTATTTTGCTTTTTAGGTTTAGCGGGATTTGTTTTAGACACGGCCTACCAAAAAGGTGCACAAAACGCATTAAACGACCGACTACAAATCCACCTTTATTCTATCCTTGCCACAGCGGAACTGAGCAAGAATAGTCGTCTTATGATGCCTTCAGGTCTTTCTGAGCCAAAGTTTTCACAGATTGACTCAGGTTTATACGCCTATATCTTTAATAATGATGGAACTGTCGTTTGGCGAAGTTCATCGTCAGCCGGTGAAAGCATAACACCTGTTAAAAACTTATCCCCCGGAGAAAAAACATTTCTAAACAATCGCTTAGATCAGGTCTCTAATGTTGAGCTTCACTATAAAGCGATTTTAGAAAGTCCGTTTGGTCAGTCCAGTGCGTTTGAATTTGTTGTTATAGAATCAACTCAGAGTGTTGATTCTCAAGTTGCGGGTTTTAGGTCTGTTTTATGGCAATGGCTCGGTGGCATCAGTTTATTATTAATCATTATTCAGTTTTGGATTATTAGAGTAAGCCTTCAACCTTTACGGCACATTGTGTCGGACCTTGAAAAAATTCAACAGGGCGATGCGCAACACCTTGCAAACCATTACAGCGAGGAATTGAAGGATATTGCCAATACGCTAAACAGGCTGATCGATAATGAGCGTACGCATTTAAAACGCTATAGAAATACGCTTGCAGATTTGGCGCATAGTTTAAAAACCCCATTATCTGTCTTAACGGGCTTATATGGGCAAAACAACTTGTCCACTGACGATATAAAAACACTAGAATCACAAACCCTGCAAATGCGCCAGTTGGTAGATTATCAGTTGCAAAAAGCAGCCGCTAAAGGGCACCAAACCTTAGCGGCACCTTTGCACGTTAAACCGGTTATTCAGCAAATAACAACATCGCTAGACAAAGTTTATCTCGAAAAACAGCTATCCATTGTTAGCAGTGTTGATGCAAGCATTAAATTTAATGCGGAAAAGGGCGATATGTTCGAGTTATTTGGGAATTTGTTAGATAACGCCTATAAATGGGCCAAATCATCGGTGAATATTAGCGTGCAAATACTTACTAACAAAGAAGGCGAAGCATTAGGCATACAAATCATCATTGAAGACGATGGGCCAGGTATTCCTCTGGATAAGCTTGATAGTGTATTGCAACGCGGTATTCGTGCTGATGAAACGACTAAAGGACATGGTATCGGTTTAGCGGTAGTAAACGAATTAGTGTCACTGTACAAAGGGACGCTTGAGTCCACTAGTAGCGATTTAGGTGGTCAGCGGTGGATTATTATCTTGCCTAAATAA
- a CDS encoding S49 family peptidase has translation MSLFSKKVPTQNNEQWERSVLEKVALASVVEQRRARRWSIFFKLFFFAYIVVISTLVMSPLKDGAVMSKGAHTAVIDVKGVIVSGGEADANSIIESLNNAIKDPNTKGIILRVNSPGGSPVQSSYVYKAIREVKKNNPDIPVYAVVEDLCASGGYFIASAADKIFVNESSIVGSIGVVMNGFGFTDAMKTLGVERRLYTAGEHKGFLDPFSDVNPSERAHVQSMLNDIHLEFTQAVKNGRGERLTDNPDLFSGLVWAGSESIRLGLTDAIGNVQSVAKNEIGEEKIVDFTAQQPFIERLAKSMGVAMAEFTAKLSNMSNRPLF, from the coding sequence ATGTCTTTATTTAGTAAAAAAGTCCCAACCCAAAATAATGAGCAGTGGGAACGCTCTGTACTTGAAAAAGTAGCCCTAGCATCGGTAGTCGAACAACGACGAGCACGTCGTTGGAGTATCTTTTTTAAACTATTTTTCTTCGCATATATTGTTGTTATTAGTACTTTGGTTATGTCTCCACTTAAGGATGGTGCAGTAATGTCTAAAGGTGCACATACCGCAGTCATCGACGTAAAAGGCGTTATTGTTTCTGGTGGTGAAGCGGACGCTAACAGTATTATCGAGAGTTTAAATAACGCCATTAAAGATCCCAATACCAAGGGCATTATTTTGCGCGTAAACTCACCCGGTGGTAGCCCCGTACAGTCTAGTTATGTTTATAAAGCGATTCGGGAAGTAAAGAAAAATAACCCAGACATACCTGTGTACGCCGTGGTTGAAGATTTATGTGCCTCAGGCGGTTATTTCATTGCTTCAGCAGCGGATAAAATATTTGTTAACGAATCCAGCATTGTTGGTTCCATAGGTGTGGTGATGAATGGTTTTGGGTTTACCGATGCAATGAAAACGCTAGGTGTTGAACGTAGATTATATACGGCAGGCGAACACAAAGGGTTTCTAGACCCGTTTTCAGATGTAAACCCAAGTGAGCGCGCGCACGTACAAAGTATGCTGAATGATATTCATCTTGAATTTACTCAAGCGGTTAAAAATGGTCGTGGTGAGCGTTTAACAGATAACCCGGATTTATTCAGCGGCTTAGTGTGGGCTGGCTCAGAAAGCATTCGATTAGGCCTGACCGATGCCATCGGCAATGTTCAATCGGTTGCCAAAAATGAAATTGGTGAAGAAAAAATAGTCGATTTCACTGCACAGCAACCGTTCATAGAAAGACTCGCTAAAAGCATGGGCGTTGCAATGGCGGAGTTTACCGCTAAGCTATCAAATATGAGCAATAGGCCGCTATTTTAG
- the purB gene encoding adenylosuccinate lyase: MTLDKLNALSPVDGRYASKVDELRPIFSEFGLIKARVTVEVRWLQALSENNEIAEVPVFSDETHHLLDGIVSTFSLDDAQRVKTIESTTNHDVKAVEYFLKEKTADNAELQAVNEFIHFACTSEDINNLSYALMLKEGRDEVMGPAIANVIDDIKEKAVQYASAPLLSRTHGQTASPSTMGKEFANVVARLDRQLLQLEDVDIMGKINGAVGNYNAHYSAYPDIDWPTFAENFVESLGLTFNPYTIQIEPHDYIAEYFHVLARINTILIDFSRDAWGYISVGYFKQKTIAGEIGSSTMPHKVNPIDFENAEGNFGIANALMNHFSEKLPISRWQRDLTDSTVLRNLGTCLAHSLIAFKSLQKGISKLEINEAKLLADLDANWEVLAEPIQTVMRRYGIEKPYEKLKELTRGQGIDQASMQAFIKTLDMPDDAKQLLLEMTPASYTGCAEELAKNITHNS, translated from the coding sequence ATGACTCTAGATAAACTAAACGCCCTTTCCCCCGTTGACGGACGCTATGCCAGCAAAGTAGACGAGCTACGCCCTATTTTTTCAGAATTTGGCTTAATTAAAGCCCGTGTAACAGTTGAAGTGCGTTGGTTACAAGCGTTATCTGAAAACAATGAGATTGCGGAAGTCCCCGTTTTTTCTGATGAAACACATCATCTTTTAGACGGCATTGTGAGCACTTTCTCGTTGGATGATGCACAGCGTGTCAAAACGATTGAAAGCACGACCAACCATGACGTTAAAGCCGTTGAATACTTCCTAAAAGAAAAAACAGCGGACAACGCTGAGCTACAAGCCGTTAATGAATTTATTCATTTTGCCTGCACCTCAGAAGATATTAATAACTTGTCCTACGCACTGATGCTAAAAGAGGGTCGCGATGAAGTGATGGGGCCTGCCATTGCTAATGTTATTGATGATATTAAAGAGAAAGCCGTTCAGTACGCATCAGCGCCTTTACTCTCTAGAACACATGGTCAAACGGCATCACCAAGTACCATGGGTAAAGAGTTTGCCAATGTCGTAGCTCGTCTGGATCGCCAATTATTGCAGCTTGAAGATGTTGATATTATGGGTAAGATCAATGGCGCCGTCGGTAACTACAATGCGCATTACTCGGCTTATCCAGATATCGATTGGCCAACGTTTGCTGAAAATTTTGTTGAATCTCTCGGCCTAACATTTAACCCTTACACCATTCAAATTGAACCACATGATTACATTGCTGAGTACTTCCATGTGCTGGCAAGAATAAACACCATTCTTATCGATTTCTCACGGGATGCTTGGGGTTATATTTCGGTTGGTTATTTCAAACAAAAAACGATTGCCGGCGAAATTGGTTCCTCAACCATGCCGCACAAGGTAAACCCGATTGATTTCGAAAATGCGGAAGGCAATTTTGGTATTGCAAATGCCTTAATGAATCACTTTTCAGAGAAACTACCTATTTCAAGGTGGCAACGTGACCTTACAGATTCAACTGTTTTAAGAAATTTAGGCACTTGTTTAGCGCATAGCCTTATTGCTTTTAAATCACTTCAAAAAGGTATTTCTAAACTGGAAATCAATGAAGCGAAATTATTGGCTGACCTAGACGCAAATTGGGAAGTACTGGCGGAACCTATTCAAACAGTTATGCGTCGCTATGGCATTGAGAAACCTTATGAAAAACTAAAAGAACTCACACGTGGGCAAGGTATAGATCAAGCATCTATGCAAGCGTTTATCAAAACTCTAGACATGCCAGATGATGCCAAGCAGTTATTATTAGAAATGACACCTGCTAGTTACACGGGTTGCGCCGAAGAACTCGCAAAAAATATTACACATAACTCGTAA